One genomic window of Nicotiana sylvestris chromosome 10, ASM39365v2, whole genome shotgun sequence includes the following:
- the LOC138879487 gene encoding uncharacterized protein, with amino-acid sequence MAEELKKLKSRVQGVECDKGMEGLNYDDLCIQPDVELPEGYKPPKFEIFDGTSDPRVHLRTYCDKLVGVEKDEKIRMKLFMRSLTGDALSWFNTENTPDVFYIQNLKKKPTETFHEYATHWRSEAAKVRQSLDEEQTNKFFFRAQDPQYYERLMATNKALQSGAISMKRDVGAVMVAQGPKSPLTYQTPPPTYQTPPPTCQAPPPTYQPSSPRYSQPATVHHTYNSQPSHFQSPSTSQNFPRPRPNFDRNPPRQYTAIAEPIDQLYERLKATGYVTPILVVALENPSQWVNPNTTYAYHSGMKGHITDECQKLKDKIQTLIDNKVIQAKKVAPNVHNNPLPNHRGGGVPVIETNDEWDL; translated from the exons atggctgaagaactcaagaagttgaagAGTCGAGTTCAGGGCGTTGAATGCGACAAAGGAAtggaaggtttgaactatgatgacttatgcatacagccagatgtagaactaccggagggatacaaacctcccaaattCGAGATATTCGACGGTACAAGTGATCCCAGAGttcatctgaggacctattgtgacaagcttgttggggtcgAGAAAGACGAGAAAATccgaatgaaactctttatgaggagtcttactggggatgctttgtcttg gttcaacacagagaacacaccagatgttttctacatccagaatcttaagaagaaacctactgaaacCTTTCATGAGTacgctactcattggaggtcagaagcggccaaggtcaggcaaTCTTTGGATGAGGAACAGACGAACAAATTCTTTTtcagagcacaggatccacaatattatgaaaggttgatg gccacaaataaggcattacaatcaggtgcTATATCAatgaagagagatgttggggcggtaatggtggctcagggcccgaaatctccacttacatatcaaacacctccacccacatatcaaacacctccacccacatgcCAAGcaccacctcccacatatcaaccctcatctcccagatattcccaaccagccactgtccatcacacctataactctcaaccatctcatttccaatCACCTTCAACTagccaaaactttccaagaccaagacctaATTTCGACCGCAATccacctagacaatacaccgccattgctgaacccatcgaccaactgtatgaaaggttgaaagccactggttatgtcacccccattctCGTCgtggcattagagaatccatcccaatgggtcaatccgaataCAACTTATGCGTACCactccggtatgaaggggcacatcACTGATGAGTGCCAAaaattgaaagataagatccagacgctaattgacaacaaggtcatacaagcaaagaaaGTGGCACCCAATGTCCACAATAACCCCCTCCCTAATCATAGAGGTGGCGGAGTACCTGTGATAGAGACGAATGATGAATGGGACCTTTAG